One genomic region from Paramicrobacterium agarici encodes:
- a CDS encoding nucleoside-diphosphate sugar epimerase/dehydratase yields the protein MTSGQRKDAVELDEQQRQLNNVLESSRLVRFGRQFLLDAGSWALAIILAIVLRFGFDLSQINWLAVFVLVVGVIIFQLVAGWALALYTGRYTYGSFEEVRALVAATLGVAVIIGIPLLMLGSGATIPRSIMGIATPIAIVLMFALRYLKRLYVESRYRPRNDATKTIIYGAGYLGATMVRRMLTDSRSKYRPVAMIDDDPRKSNLQHHGVKVKGSIHDLSRVVEKTGASVLVLCIGYADSELIRRISDASVAAGLTVKVMPLLEDLLEGKTSLNDLRDISIEDLIGRHPVDTEVESIASYLTGKKVLVTGAGGSIGSELCRQISRFDPGELIMLDRDETGLQVAELGIYGHGLLNTKDVVLADIRDVGALEKIFADRQPDVVFHAAALKHLPMLEQYPDEAWKTNVLGTLNVLRAARLVNVTTFVNVSTDKAADPTSVLGHSKRLAEKLTAWMAEETGGRYLSVRFGNVIGSRGSMLPTFTRLIESGGPVTVTHPDATRYFMTIPEACQLVVQAGGIGDAAEVLILDMGEPVRILDIAQRMVAMSGKDIGIVFTGLRDGEKLHEDLIGRGETDSRPRHPKISHARVQSLAPEQLSMQLWNHQMSETPRENDTTVIMRPGFGAPSAESEAR from the coding sequence ATGACGAGCGGTCAGCGCAAAGACGCGGTGGAGCTGGACGAGCAACAGCGTCAGCTTAACAATGTGCTCGAATCGAGCAGGCTCGTGCGTTTCGGCCGCCAGTTCCTGCTTGATGCTGGCTCGTGGGCCCTCGCGATCATTTTGGCGATCGTTCTGCGTTTCGGTTTCGACCTTAGCCAGATCAACTGGCTTGCCGTTTTCGTCCTTGTCGTCGGCGTCATTATTTTCCAGCTGGTTGCTGGTTGGGCTCTTGCCCTATATACAGGCCGCTACACGTACGGAAGTTTTGAAGAGGTTCGCGCCCTCGTTGCCGCCACTCTAGGCGTCGCCGTGATTATCGGCATCCCGCTGTTGATGCTTGGCAGCGGTGCGACGATCCCGCGCAGCATCATGGGAATCGCCACTCCTATCGCTATCGTGTTGATGTTTGCCCTGCGCTACCTCAAACGCCTCTACGTCGAGAGCCGATACCGTCCAAGGAACGACGCGACAAAGACCATCATCTACGGGGCGGGTTACCTCGGCGCCACGATGGTGCGCCGAATGCTGACGGATTCACGGTCAAAGTATCGTCCTGTGGCAATGATCGACGATGATCCTCGTAAGTCGAACCTGCAGCACCACGGCGTGAAGGTGAAGGGCAGCATTCATGACCTTTCGCGCGTTGTTGAGAAGACTGGAGCGTCGGTTCTCGTTCTGTGCATTGGCTACGCGGACTCAGAGCTGATCCGCCGTATCTCTGATGCGAGTGTTGCTGCAGGTCTTACGGTCAAGGTCATGCCGTTGCTCGAGGATCTTCTTGAGGGAAAGACGAGCCTCAACGATCTTCGCGATATCTCGATTGAAGACCTCATCGGGAGACACCCTGTCGATACCGAAGTCGAATCGATCGCGAGCTATCTCACGGGCAAGAAAGTGCTGGTTACGGGTGCCGGTGGTTCCATTGGTTCGGAACTGTGCCGTCAGATCTCACGGTTTGACCCGGGCGAACTCATTATGCTCGATCGTGACGAGACTGGCCTCCAAGTTGCCGAGCTCGGCATCTACGGTCACGGACTGCTCAACACCAAAGACGTAGTGCTCGCGGACATTCGGGACGTTGGGGCGTTAGAGAAGATCTTCGCCGACAGGCAACCGGACGTCGTCTTTCACGCAGCGGCTCTCAAACATCTTCCAATGCTGGAGCAGTACCCAGACGAAGCGTGGAAGACGAATGTCCTCGGCACTCTAAATGTACTTCGAGCGGCTCGGTTGGTGAACGTCACGACCTTCGTCAATGTATCTACCGATAAAGCTGCTGACCCGACCAGCGTTCTAGGGCACTCCAAACGGCTGGCCGAGAAGCTCACAGCGTGGATGGCTGAAGAAACAGGCGGACGATACCTGTCGGTACGCTTCGGGAACGTGATCGGCAGCCGAGGCTCAATGCTGCCGACATTCACGCGCCTCATAGAGTCGGGAGGACCAGTCACAGTGACGCACCCTGATGCGACTCGGTACTTTATGACCATTCCAGAAGCGTGTCAGCTTGTTGTGCAGGCCGGCGGCATCGGCGATGCGGCAGAAGTGCTGATCCTCGATATGGGTGAGCCTGTGCGAATTCTCGATATTGCCCAGCGCATGGTTGCCATGTCGGGGAAGGACATCGGGATTGTCTTCACAGGGTTGCGTGACGGTGAGAAACTGCATGAAGACCTCATTGGAAGAGGTGAAACAGATTCCCGCCCTAGGCATCCGAAGATTTCGCACGCTCGAGTCCAATCACTCGCTCCAGAGCAGCTGAGCATGCAGTTGTGGAACCATCAGATGTCCGAAACTCCACGTGAAAATGACACGACTGTGATTATGCGGCCAGGTTTCGGCGCGCCAAGCGCTGAAAGTGAGGCAAGATGA
- a CDS encoding DegT/DnrJ/EryC1/StrS family aminotransferase, which produces MSSPDVGELEEQYVMAAMRSGWIAPLGPDVDAFESEVAARVGVEHGVALSSGTAALHLGLLTLGIGDGDIVITSTMTFAATANAIVYTGAEPFFIDVDPSTGNMDPNLLREALNRLRAAGEPVAAVVPVDLLGKAVDYTAILEIAAEFDVPVLADAAESLGARHAGKAAGSFGRASAVSFNGNKIMTTSGGGMLLTDDADFAQHVRYLASQARQPVIHYEHVDVGYNYRMSNLLAALGRAQLLRLDQMITMRRELRDRYKQLFADVDGVEVFGVRGDEDDNVWLTSILVDADAAGWTPSLLSAVLAEYDIESRPLWKPMHLQPVFAGSRGVINGASERLFNTGLTLPSSSALSDEQRASVLSRISDFVREKQSAP; this is translated from the coding sequence ATGTCCTCGCCCGATGTCGGTGAACTCGAGGAGCAGTACGTTATGGCCGCCATGCGATCAGGATGGATCGCTCCGTTAGGCCCTGACGTCGACGCATTTGAGAGTGAAGTCGCCGCCCGTGTCGGAGTCGAACACGGTGTCGCGTTAAGCTCCGGTACAGCAGCGCTTCACTTGGGACTTCTAACCCTGGGCATAGGGGACGGCGACATCGTAATAACCTCGACGATGACCTTCGCTGCAACAGCGAACGCGATCGTCTACACGGGAGCGGAGCCCTTTTTCATCGATGTTGACCCATCAACTGGCAACATGGATCCGAACTTGCTGCGTGAAGCGCTCAACCGTCTGCGAGCCGCTGGTGAACCGGTCGCAGCCGTGGTGCCCGTTGATCTTCTAGGTAAAGCGGTTGATTACACAGCGATCCTCGAAATCGCTGCGGAGTTCGACGTTCCGGTACTAGCGGACGCCGCCGAGTCTCTTGGCGCGAGACACGCGGGCAAAGCTGCGGGAAGCTTTGGGCGCGCATCTGCTGTGTCGTTCAATGGTAATAAAATCATGACGACCTCTGGCGGCGGGATGCTGCTTACCGATGACGCAGATTTTGCGCAGCATGTCCGCTATTTGGCGTCCCAGGCTCGGCAGCCTGTTATTCACTATGAGCACGTCGATGTCGGGTACAACTACCGTATGAGTAATCTTCTCGCAGCGTTGGGTCGCGCCCAACTGTTGCGGCTGGATCAGATGATCACGATGCGTCGCGAACTGCGCGATCGTTACAAGCAATTGTTTGCAGATGTAGATGGTGTTGAGGTTTTCGGTGTCAGAGGCGATGAGGATGACAATGTGTGGCTTACATCGATTCTGGTCGATGCCGATGCTGCGGGCTGGACACCGTCGCTGCTTTCTGCCGTTCTCGCTGAATACGACATCGAGAGCCGCCCACTCTGGAAGCCGATGCACCTCCAGCCTGTGTTTGCAGGATCACGCGGAGTGATAAACGGGGCGTCGGAGCGCCTGTTCAACACCGGGCTCACGTTGCCGAGCAGCTCTGCGCTCAGCGATGAACAGCGGGCCAGCGTGTTGTCTCGGATTTCCGACTTCGTCCGCGAGAAGCAGTCGGCCCCGTGA
- a CDS encoding GNAT family N-acetyltransferase, whose protein sequence is MRLPRLASYHFGKRVIDVLASGFGLVILSPVFVAVAVSVALILGRPVLFAQVRPGMNARTFTLYKFRTMRNIDPSHGWVTNEQRITRFGHFLRSTSLDELPSLWNILRGEMSLVGPRPLRVSYLPRYSSEQQRRHEVRPGLTGLAQVRGRNAMGWDETLKLDVEYVDRQSVKLDMSILIETVRTVVRRDGITEQGQSTRSEFLGPRSTRRVELVQLSIEHLATRVQWLNDPVVRAGASVSFIADLAAMETWFDSVREDPARYDWVGIHRQDRSLVSMCGLQRVEAGHFTLYIYVDPSRHGQGIGRDTMQLMIARARELGAKRLTLETRVDNAAAIRLYCSLGFEDFGAVAGGSKRRMKLDIESGHGNA, encoded by the coding sequence GTGAGATTGCCACGTCTTGCCAGCTACCACTTCGGCAAACGCGTCATCGATGTGCTTGCGTCCGGGTTCGGGTTGGTCATACTGTCTCCGGTATTTGTCGCTGTTGCGGTGAGTGTGGCGCTTATCCTCGGGCGACCAGTGCTCTTCGCGCAGGTGCGGCCCGGCATGAACGCCCGCACCTTCACGCTCTACAAGTTCCGTACTATGAGAAACATCGACCCGTCTCATGGGTGGGTGACAAATGAACAGCGGATAACTCGCTTTGGTCACTTCTTGCGATCCACTAGTCTCGACGAATTGCCGAGCCTCTGGAATATTTTGCGCGGCGAGATGAGCCTCGTAGGTCCGCGTCCCCTGCGAGTCTCCTACCTTCCTCGCTACTCATCAGAGCAACAACGCCGACATGAAGTGCGCCCTGGTCTTACCGGGCTCGCGCAGGTTCGGGGGCGCAACGCTATGGGGTGGGATGAGACGTTGAAACTTGACGTCGAGTATGTTGACCGACAGAGCGTAAAGCTCGATATGTCGATTCTTATCGAGACTGTACGCACAGTGGTGCGCCGAGACGGGATAACGGAACAAGGACAGTCAACGCGGAGCGAATTCCTCGGGCCCAGGAGTACAAGGCGCGTTGAACTTGTCCAGCTTTCAATCGAGCACTTGGCAACGCGGGTTCAGTGGTTGAACGACCCGGTTGTGCGTGCGGGCGCCTCGGTGTCCTTCATTGCAGATTTGGCCGCGATGGAAACTTGGTTCGACAGTGTCCGCGAGGATCCTGCTCGGTACGATTGGGTGGGAATTCATCGTCAGGACCGTTCCCTCGTGTCAATGTGTGGCCTGCAGCGCGTTGAAGCTGGACACTTTACGCTCTACATCTACGTCGATCCGTCGAGACACGGGCAGGGAATCGGTCGCGACACCATGCAACTCATGATTGCGCGTGCCCGGGAGCTTGGCGCCAAACGATTGACGCTCGAGACGCGAGTTGACAATGCTGCAGCCATCCGACTCTATTGCAGCCTCGGATTTGAAGACTTTGGCGCAGTTGCCGGAGGTTCGAAGCGGAGAATGAAATTGGACATTGAATCAGGACACGGCAATGCGTGA
- a CDS encoding ATP-grasp domain-containing protein: protein MREDSAQQPMRILIGSVGRRVYLVDWFEQAFTKLGVNGEVHVTDADPFSAAYARASFRHLMPEYGEPGYENAMISLFKKIRPNLFFSVNDFELAYLASTRFAIRLRQFGGNVLALPEERHRAVHDKYQMAIELAAVGVSTPDTALLSDTAGVEAVLESSTEVVIKDRFGSGSSGLVIARTADFDSAVKWLSVKWRKEIERHKRAAEFVVQRAIIGEEYGMDLVSPLEEGVHPLGVLARRKSRMRSGETDRAESVDASPFVELAQAVASWTGHQGLIDVDVMVAQDGRPFVIDINPRFGGGYPFSHLAGADVPSLYVAQLLQGSCRRLDAKGHLSYVPGVVSTKNEAVTKTSVR, encoded by the coding sequence ATGCGTGAAGATTCGGCACAGCAGCCAATGCGCATTCTGATCGGATCTGTCGGTCGCCGCGTCTACCTAGTGGATTGGTTTGAACAAGCGTTCACAAAGCTCGGCGTGAACGGCGAGGTTCACGTCACCGATGCCGACCCATTCAGCGCCGCGTACGCGCGCGCCTCGTTTCGCCATCTTATGCCTGAATATGGCGAGCCAGGTTACGAGAATGCCATGATTAGTCTCTTCAAGAAGATTCGCCCGAACTTGTTCTTTTCTGTGAACGACTTCGAACTGGCCTATTTGGCATCGACGCGATTCGCGATTCGCCTACGTCAGTTCGGCGGCAATGTGCTAGCCCTACCTGAGGAACGCCACAGGGCCGTGCACGACAAATATCAAATGGCGATCGAGCTGGCAGCAGTTGGTGTTTCCACCCCTGACACTGCGCTTCTCTCAGACACCGCAGGTGTAGAGGCAGTTTTGGAATCCTCGACGGAAGTGGTGATTAAAGATCGATTCGGGAGCGGCTCGTCCGGTCTCGTGATCGCGCGTACGGCTGATTTCGACAGCGCGGTCAAATGGCTGTCAGTGAAGTGGCGCAAGGAAATTGAACGCCACAAAAGGGCTGCGGAATTCGTAGTTCAGCGCGCGATTATTGGAGAGGAATACGGCATGGACTTGGTTTCGCCCCTCGAGGAGGGCGTCCATCCACTCGGTGTGCTGGCGCGTAGAAAGAGCCGCATGCGCTCGGGCGAGACAGATCGGGCCGAGTCAGTGGATGCATCCCCCTTCGTTGAACTCGCTCAAGCTGTTGCGAGCTGGACGGGTCATCAGGGGTTGATTGACGTGGACGTGATGGTTGCGCAAGATGGGCGTCCATTCGTCATCGATATCAATCCTCGATTTGGTGGCGGGTATCCATTCAGTCATCTCGCTGGCGCTGACGTCCCTTCCCTCTATGTTGCGCAACTACTTCAGGGCTCGTGTCGACGCCTAGACGCAAAGGGCCACCTGTCATATGTACCGGGCGTTGTTTCAACTAAGAACGAAGCCGTCACAAAGACAAGTGTGAGATGA